A genomic region of Erythrobacter sp. SCSIO 43205 contains the following coding sequences:
- a CDS encoding DUF6489 family protein codes for MKINIEIDCTPQEAREFMGLPDVSEANKAFVDGMTKAVENAQNPAQLLEMGQMIAPMGQAGLKLFQSFVEGGMRAAGGSGSSGSKSSKG; via the coding sequence ATGAAGATCAACATTGAGATCGACTGCACCCCGCAAGAGGCGCGTGAATTCATGGGGCTTCCGGATGTGAGCGAGGCAAACAAGGCGTTTGTCGATGGCATGACTAAGGCGGTCGAGAACGCTCAAAATCCTGCACAGCTTCTGGAAATGGGTCAGATGATTGCGCCTATGGGCCAGGCGGGCCTCAAACTCTTCCAAAGTTTTGTCGAAGGTGGAATGCGCGCGGCGGGCGGCAGCGGGTCATCGGGTTCAAAATCATCCAAAGGCTGA